From Frateuria aurantia DSM 6220, one genomic window encodes:
- a CDS encoding phage tail protein, with protein MSSEVIREYLVSLGYKIDGDSERRFTESLGGAAKDVAALGVAMAAAATAFVAGVAKIAGGMEQLYFAAQRTHAAVESIQALQYAAAQMGSSAEGAAGSLESLARFMRENPNGENFVRSLGVSTRDANGQLRDTTQIMGDLGKRLAAMPYYRARQYGSMFGFDERTLMALRSGMGQFTDQYQQMLRVAGLNSTQAAAASHGFMVQLREVAAWLQILSQKVYTDLAQGIGDDIERFRVRFIADFGKISHIIESVVKGILWAVDIVTSFGMVVADAIEGVIGWFRGLDANSKHVVEAIGAIAAAWVALDAAMDANPITLVLILAAAVASLWNDFKVWKRGGTSLIDWGKWKPEIDLASAGIHLITHAIEALVHMFERLWEQTAKIRSAGLGEISKIAHGIWDATSGARQWSLQAQKSIWDWATGGSPQVGQDAQALAAAANQIRNQVTGLPYEHGRPGPDAPRGIRNNNPLNIRHDGGSFNVYATPLDGLTAMAHQFALYYSGRSATAHHEALHSIRQIISTYAPPKDGNDTQAYIADVSKQTGIDPDADLNFADPARMQAFMQAVTRHENSGRNPYDNSLFAQAIANQGAYPKAVGVDRGSSSAQLADGFRKLHELVSTIHGNLQGPQIQGLLSSLMDAYPAAQAENNGALSGAIADAVQQIQKLQPGQQFDARALTQRLDDLSRPRLLADASTAAAAGQPAASRSGNTLNQQTSIVVHGATDPQATAKAIQERQQSVNERVTRNMTAGTAT; from the coding sequence ATGAGTTCGGAAGTCATCCGCGAATACCTGGTGTCGCTCGGCTACAAGATCGATGGCGACAGCGAGCGCCGATTTACTGAAAGCCTGGGTGGGGCCGCCAAAGATGTTGCGGCCCTGGGAGTCGCAATGGCGGCTGCAGCGACGGCATTTGTTGCTGGCGTGGCCAAGATTGCCGGCGGCATGGAGCAGCTGTATTTCGCTGCTCAGCGGACCCATGCGGCCGTGGAGAGCATTCAGGCCCTGCAGTACGCAGCCGCCCAGATGGGATCTAGCGCCGAGGGCGCTGCCGGCTCGCTTGAGTCGCTGGCGCGCTTCATGCGTGAGAACCCGAACGGGGAGAACTTTGTTCGTAGCCTGGGTGTATCTACCCGCGATGCGAATGGTCAGCTGCGCGACACTACCCAGATCATGGGCGATCTCGGCAAGCGCTTGGCGGCCATGCCGTATTACCGCGCTCGGCAGTACGGATCGATGTTCGGGTTCGATGAGCGCACGCTCATGGCCCTGCGCTCGGGCATGGGCCAGTTCACCGACCAGTATCAGCAGATGCTGCGCGTGGCCGGCCTCAATTCGACCCAGGCGGCAGCCGCGTCGCATGGCTTCATGGTGCAGCTGCGAGAGGTAGCGGCGTGGCTGCAGATCCTCTCCCAGAAGGTCTACACGGATCTGGCACAGGGTATTGGCGACGATATTGAGCGCTTCCGGGTCCGTTTTATTGCGGACTTCGGGAAAATCTCGCACATCATCGAGTCAGTGGTGAAAGGCATCCTGTGGGCAGTCGACATCGTGACCAGCTTCGGCATGGTGGTGGCCGATGCCATCGAGGGCGTGATTGGCTGGTTTCGTGGACTCGATGCCAATTCGAAGCATGTCGTGGAGGCCATTGGCGCGATTGCTGCGGCATGGGTAGCGCTTGACGCGGCCATGGATGCCAACCCGATCACGCTGGTGCTGATTCTGGCTGCGGCAGTCGCCTCCCTATGGAATGACTTCAAGGTCTGGAAGCGGGGCGGAACAAGCCTGATTGATTGGGGTAAATGGAAGCCAGAAATCGATCTGGCGAGCGCAGGCATTCACCTAATCACCCATGCCATCGAGGCATTGGTGCATATGTTCGAGCGGCTCTGGGAGCAGACGGCAAAGATTCGATCCGCTGGCCTTGGCGAGATTTCAAAGATTGCCCATGGCATTTGGGATGCAACCTCAGGCGCGCGGCAATGGTCCCTTCAGGCCCAAAAATCCATCTGGGATTGGGCCACCGGCGGATCCCCGCAGGTCGGGCAGGACGCGCAGGCACTCGCCGCTGCTGCTAACCAGATCCGCAATCAGGTCACAGGCCTGCCATACGAGCATGGCCGGCCGGGCCCAGATGCTCCACGAGGCATCCGCAACAACAATCCCTTGAACATCCGTCACGATGGCGGATCGTTCAATGTGTATGCCACGCCGCTTGATGGATTGACAGCAATGGCTCACCAGTTTGCCCTGTACTACTCGGGCAGGTCCGCCACCGCGCACCATGAGGCACTGCACTCCATTCGTCAGATCATTTCGACGTATGCACCGCCCAAGGATGGAAACGATACACAGGCCTACATCGCCGACGTCTCCAAGCAGACCGGCATCGATCCAGATGCTGACCTGAATTTTGCTGACCCGGCGCGGATGCAGGCATTCATGCAGGCCGTGACGCGCCATGAGAACAGCGGACGGAACCCCTATGACAACAGCCTGTTCGCTCAGGCGATTGCCAATCAGGGGGCATACCCGAAGGCAGTGGGCGTGGATCGAGGATCAAGTTCCGCACAGCTTGCTGATGGCTTCAGAAAGCTCCACGAGCTTGTCAGCACCATTCACGGCAACCTGCAGGGACCACAGATTCAGGGTCTGCTTTCATCGCTGATGGATGCATACCCGGCGGCCCAGGCAGAGAACAATGGCGCATTGAGCGGAGCCATTGCAGATGCGGTGCAGCAGATCCAGAAGCTTCAACCTGGTCAGCAGTTCGATGCTCGGGCACTTACGCAGCGCCTCGACGATCTGTCGCGACCTCGGCTACTTGCAGACGCATCCACTGCGGCAGCGGCTGGCCAGCCTGCGGCGTCACGGTCAGGCAACACATTGAACCAGCAGACGAGCATTGTTGTGCATGGCGCCACCGATCCGCAGGCTACGGCCAAAGCGATTCAGGAGCGGCAGCAATCGGTGAATGAGCGGGTCACTCGGAACATGACGGCAGGGACGGCGACATGA
- a CDS encoding phage baseplate protein, which yields MADILITQKRRIGTIYPQVTISERMHDELAMTDNPVDSGEVVTDHSYKLPAELTMRCGWSESGSLFNDIDSLQIASTPNEAYQNLLSLQKSRLPFTVTTPRRQYSNMLIRSLDVTTDAATANVLMVEVVMREVIIVSTQQTTMAAAEDQASPQDTAATTNGGVKQATVVTDTSVLSKIGTGVESAFSAITGG from the coding sequence GTGGCGGATATCCTGATCACGCAGAAGCGGCGAATCGGGACCATTTATCCGCAGGTGACCATCTCGGAGCGCATGCACGACGAGCTGGCCATGACGGACAACCCCGTTGATTCGGGTGAGGTCGTCACCGATCACTCATACAAGTTACCGGCCGAGCTGACCATGCGCTGCGGATGGAGTGAGAGCGGATCGCTGTTCAATGACATCGACAGTCTGCAGATCGCATCTACTCCCAACGAGGCCTATCAGAACCTGCTTTCCCTGCAGAAATCGCGCCTTCCGTTCACGGTCACGACCCCGCGTCGACAGTACAGCAACATGCTGATCCGATCCCTGGACGTGACCACGGATGCGGCGACGGCCAATGTACTGATGGTCGAGGTGGTCATGCGCGAGGTGATCATTGTCAGTACCCAGCAAACGACCATGGCGGCAGCCGAGGATCAGGCCAGCCCGCAGGACACAGCGGCCACGACCAATGGCGGGGTGAAGCAGGCGACGGTGGTCACCGATACATCGGTTTTGAGCAAGATCGGGACGGGTGTAGAAAGTGCATTCTCCGCGATTACTGGAGGGTAA
- a CDS encoding phage baseplate plug family protein: protein MAKTVYQIPLDAAGQTIQAMIGSVQYQLTVQWRKFSGWVLDIASTDGTALVSGIPLVTGVDLLGQYGYLGIGGSLLMATNADPDAVPTYENLGTTSNLYFVVTS from the coding sequence ATGGCAAAAACTGTCTACCAGATTCCCCTGGATGCGGCCGGCCAGACCATCCAGGCGATGATCGGCTCAGTGCAGTATCAGCTCACCGTTCAGTGGCGGAAATTCTCCGGCTGGGTGCTAGATATTGCCTCTACGGATGGGACTGCCCTGGTGTCGGGCATTCCGCTTGTCACCGGCGTGGATCTTCTGGGCCAGTACGGATACCTGGGCATCGGGGGATCTCTGCTCATGGCTACCAATGCCGACCCCGATGCTGTGCCGACCTATGAAAACCTTGGCACGACTAGCAATCTGTATTTCGTGGTGACCTCATGA
- a CDS encoding phage protein, with translation MSQSAQQYLRQVQLVIGTPGGPAVDVSDLRVTFNVRSASVETLKSANIRIFNLAKATASKVLNEFTYIELHAGYPNNMGMIFRGEICQVKYGRDQNMVDTVTEILAQDADTAYNQAVISKTLAKGWTYEDQFSALMRPLNKYGVNPGFSPSRTNSPAPRGITMYGMVRDEMRILAEDMDCDWIMEDGFLHLIPSDGYIPGNVPVINGMTGMVGIPMQTIEGIEVQCLLNPLVKAGGAVKLNNAEIAKAANRVPTNTTNGLQPVAGLDADGFYRVACVTHTGDTRGQQFYTYIIGYSVDPNQARPMVGPSVTAVPG, from the coding sequence ATGAGCCAGTCTGCCCAGCAGTATTTGCGCCAGGTACAGCTGGTGATCGGCACCCCTGGCGGCCCGGCGGTCGATGTCTCTGATCTTCGCGTGACCTTCAATGTGCGCTCAGCTTCGGTCGAGACCCTGAAGTCCGCGAACATCCGGATCTTCAATTTGGCCAAGGCCACAGCATCGAAGGTGCTCAACGAGTTCACTTACATCGAGCTGCATGCCGGCTACCCGAACAACATGGGCATGATCTTCCGCGGCGAGATCTGTCAGGTGAAGTATGGCCGCGATCAGAACATGGTCGATACCGTCACCGAGATCCTGGCCCAGGATGCTGACACGGCTTACAACCAGGCGGTGATCAGCAAGACGCTGGCCAAGGGCTGGACCTACGAGGATCAGTTCAGTGCGCTGATGCGGCCTTTGAACAAGTACGGGGTCAATCCTGGCTTCTCGCCCAGCCGGACAAACAGCCCGGCACCGCGCGGAATCACCATGTACGGCATGGTCCGCGATGAGATGCGGATCCTCGCCGAGGATATGGATTGCGACTGGATCATGGAGGACGGGTTCCTGCACCTGATTCCGTCCGATGGATATATCCCAGGCAACGTGCCGGTGATCAATGGCATGACGGGTATGGTGGGTATCCCAATGCAGACCATTGAGGGTATTGAGGTGCAGTGCCTGCTCAATCCCCTGGTAAAGGCGGGCGGGGCGGTGAAGCTCAACAATGCCGAGATCGCCAAGGCGGCCAACCGCGTGCCGACGAATACGACAAACGGCTTGCAGCCGGTTGCCGGCCTGGATGCGGATGGCTTCTATCGCGTTGCGTGCGTGACGCATACGGGCGACACCAGGGGGCAGCAGTTTTACACCTACATCATCGGCTATTCGGTCGATCCCAATCAGGCTCGGCCCATGGTTGGCCCCTCAGTTACAGCGGTGCCCGGATAA
- a CDS encoding Gp138 family membrane-puncturing spike protein, whose amino-acid sequence MPGHFVSFDAGTCTAVVQIGIAGQQTSDGVSTAVPYPVLVDVPVQFPRGGGAALTFPIAEGDECTVHIVDRAIDGWFESSGIQPPSSKRRQAISDAFAVPGSLSKPARLQNISTSTAQLRSVDGKTYVDLDPTGQVVKITAPGGLVIDAPSVKCSGTVTASGEITGNGIPLSTHTHSGVQSGSSSTGKPQG is encoded by the coding sequence ATGCCTGGGCATTTCGTCAGTTTCGATGCCGGCACATGCACCGCCGTCGTGCAGATTGGGATCGCTGGCCAGCAAACAAGTGACGGCGTATCGACGGCCGTGCCGTATCCCGTGCTGGTCGATGTGCCGGTGCAGTTCCCGCGGGGTGGTGGTGCGGCGCTCACGTTCCCCATTGCCGAGGGAGATGAGTGCACGGTGCATATCGTGGACCGTGCGATTGATGGCTGGTTTGAGTCCAGTGGCATCCAGCCGCCGAGCAGCAAGCGACGGCAGGCGATAAGCGATGCGTTTGCAGTCCCCGGCTCTCTGTCGAAGCCTGCTCGGCTGCAGAACATCAGCACGTCCACAGCGCAGCTGCGGAGTGTGGATGGCAAAACCTATGTTGATCTGGACCCGACTGGCCAAGTGGTGAAAATCACTGCGCCCGGCGGCCTGGTCATCGATGCGCCCAGCGTCAAATGCAGTGGCACAGTCACAGCATCGGGCGAGATCACCGGCAACGGCATCCCACTGTCCACCCACACTCATTCAGGCGTGCAGTCAGGTTCAAGCAGTACCGGCAAGCCGCAGGGGTAG
- a CDS encoding baseplate J/gp47 family protein yields the protein MITTTAPTIGASGISAPTYAEILAYLQAKMQAIYGDDIYIDPDSQDGQFIAIQALAISDANAAAILAYNSLSPSTAQTSALSNNVKINGLTRNVASYSTVTVTLVGVAGTIISGGSVQDASGNLWSLPSKVTIPSSGTVDVTATCQTEGATVAAAASLTTIATPTLGWQSVSNAAAATLGDAVETDAQLRVRQANSTMAPSQGPADGIVGAISDITGVTRVKLYDNNTSAADSNGIPAYTLALVVEGGDAEAIASAFALRKAPGVPTAGTTTQTVTTPGGSSVPINFYALGETTISVAIGLKAGSGYSSAVGELIQEAVAAWINALDIGAPVVWNRLYIPANLSGDSSSSTYEITSLEICISGGALGTADLAIPFNSAAYCTADDVVLAVTS from the coding sequence TTGATCACGACCACGGCCCCGACAATCGGTGCTTCGGGCATCAGCGCGCCGACCTATGCCGAGATTCTCGCCTACCTACAGGCCAAGATGCAGGCTATCTATGGCGACGACATCTATATCGACCCGGACAGTCAGGATGGCCAATTCATCGCCATTCAGGCGCTGGCGATCAGCGATGCGAATGCTGCCGCGATACTGGCATACAACAGCCTGAGCCCATCCACTGCTCAGACCTCGGCCCTGTCGAACAATGTCAAAATCAATGGGCTTACCCGGAACGTGGCGAGCTATTCCACGGTCACCGTCACATTGGTGGGCGTGGCCGGCACGATCATCTCTGGCGGCTCAGTGCAGGATGCATCCGGCAATCTGTGGAGCCTTCCAAGCAAGGTTACGATTCCGTCATCCGGCACAGTCGACGTTACCGCTACCTGCCAGACCGAGGGCGCCACTGTGGCGGCCGCAGCGTCGCTCACGACTATCGCCACGCCGACGCTTGGGTGGCAGTCGGTCAGTAATGCAGCGGCGGCGACATTGGGCGATGCTGTCGAAACCGATGCCCAGCTCAGGGTTCGCCAGGCCAACTCGACCATGGCCCCCTCCCAGGGGCCGGCCGACGGCATTGTCGGCGCGATCTCCGATATCACCGGGGTGACTCGGGTCAAGCTCTACGACAACAACACCAGCGCCGCTGACAGTAATGGCATTCCGGCCTATACGCTTGCTCTGGTGGTGGAGGGTGGCGATGCCGAGGCCATTGCGAGCGCATTTGCCCTACGGAAAGCGCCGGGTGTGCCCACGGCTGGCACTACCACGCAGACTGTCACCACTCCGGGCGGGAGCAGTGTACCGATCAACTTCTATGCTCTGGGCGAGACGACCATCAGTGTTGCCATCGGTCTGAAGGCCGGGTCGGGATATAGCTCGGCCGTGGGCGAGCTTATTCAGGAGGCGGTAGCTGCTTGGATCAATGCTTTGGACATTGGCGCCCCGGTGGTCTGGAATCGCCTCTACATCCCGGCGAATTTGTCGGGAGATTCCAGCAGCAGCACCTACGAGATCACCAGCCTGGAGATCTGCATCAGTGGGGGCGCGCTCGGCACCGCGGATCTTGCGATTCCATTCAACTCAGCGGCTTATTGCACCGCTGATGATGTGGTGCTGGCGGTGACCTCATGA
- a CDS encoding DUF2612 domain-containing protein, which produces MTAYVSDYTGLITSEHSDKPKFSAMVQAMAQCWVDYQNAMQSLVDAMNLDTAVGDQLDILGRWIGITRNINVPIDDLYFAYDDVDGIGLDLGIWKTPSDPTTGVTQMDDTTYRAILRAKVGANHWDGSIEGLEPILSAIFSPGGTTAKIVDNGDMTYNVNLTGTEPTKLLMTLVDAGYIQCVPAGMAVTYTYTA; this is translated from the coding sequence ATGACGGCCTATGTCAGCGACTACACCGGCCTGATTACCTCCGAGCACTCCGACAAGCCCAAATTCTCCGCAATGGTCCAGGCCATGGCGCAGTGCTGGGTTGATTACCAGAACGCCATGCAGTCGCTCGTTGATGCGATGAATCTCGACACTGCGGTCGGCGATCAGCTGGATATTCTCGGCAGGTGGATCGGCATTACCCGCAACATCAACGTGCCGATCGATGATCTGTATTTCGCCTACGACGATGTGGATGGCATCGGGCTGGATCTCGGTATCTGGAAGACCCCGAGCGACCCAACGACGGGTGTCACCCAGATGGATGACACCACCTATCGCGCAATCCTGCGAGCAAAGGTAGGCGCAAATCACTGGGACGGCAGCATCGAGGGACTGGAGCCCATCCTTAGCGCGATCTTCAGCCCAGGCGGAACGACGGCAAAAATCGTCGACAACGGCGACATGACCTACAACGTCAATTTGACCGGGACCGAGCCGACCAAGCTGCTCATGACACTGGTCGATGCCGGATACATCCAGTGCGTTCCGGCCGGCATGGCCGTGACCTACACCTACACCGCATAG
- a CDS encoding tyrosine-type recombinase/integrase: MASIFKHGKRWRAQVLIKGQRKSKVFVTKAQASAWAIEQEAVSSGRATIPRLVSDALERYEREVAPTRGAGRWEVMKCRSLKSKSIAKVRMQDLDRSDIIAWRDERLQSVTPATMLRELNMLRAMFRYCREEWFYMNHDPIKGMQLPDQPDSRKRRITQAEVEEISLAFGLDAGLACRTSTNRIGLAFLFAIETAMRSGEITALTWDHVHISERYAHLPKTKNGDARDVPLSSRAIEILEALPRDDAPCFQLSDANRDALWRKVRNKTTIQDLHFHDSRAEAIWRLSKKLDVLQLARAIGHRDLQSLMIYYRESASDMASKLD; this comes from the coding sequence ATGGCAAGCATCTTCAAGCATGGAAAGCGCTGGCGAGCGCAGGTTCTGATCAAGGGTCAGCGCAAGAGTAAGGTCTTCGTTACCAAGGCCCAGGCATCGGCATGGGCCATTGAACAGGAGGCCGTTTCATCTGGCCGAGCAACCATCCCCCGCCTCGTTTCTGATGCGCTTGAGCGCTACGAGCGAGAAGTTGCCCCCACGCGAGGCGCAGGGCGATGGGAGGTGATGAAATGCCGATCACTCAAGTCCAAAAGCATCGCCAAGGTGCGCATGCAAGACCTCGATCGATCAGACATCATTGCATGGCGCGATGAGCGCCTTCAGAGCGTCACGCCGGCGACCATGCTTCGCGAGCTGAACATGCTCCGGGCGATGTTTCGCTACTGCCGAGAAGAGTGGTTCTACATGAACCATGACCCCATCAAGGGTATGCAGCTCCCCGATCAGCCAGATAGCCGAAAGAGGCGCATCACCCAGGCAGAGGTGGAAGAGATAAGTCTGGCCTTTGGCCTGGATGCGGGACTCGCCTGCAGGACATCAACAAATCGGATCGGGCTTGCATTCCTTTTTGCGATTGAGACCGCGATGCGCTCCGGCGAGATCACCGCCCTTACATGGGACCATGTTCACATCAGTGAGCGTTACGCCCATCTTCCCAAAACGAAAAATGGTGATGCCCGCGACGTTCCCTTATCGTCTCGAGCCATTGAGATTCTGGAGGCCCTACCCCGCGATGATGCCCCATGCTTCCAACTATCGGATGCGAATCGGGATGCTCTCTGGCGCAAGGTGCGGAACAAAACGACCATTCAAGACCTACACTTCCATGACAGCCGGGCCGAAGCTATCTGGCGACTCAGCAAAAAGCTGGATGTACTCCAGCTTGCTCGGGCCATCGGTCATCGAGACCTGCAGTCGCTGATGATCTACTACCGGGAGTCGGCATCGGATATGGCATCGAAGCTGGACTAG